One region of Pangasianodon hypophthalmus isolate fPanHyp1 chromosome 15, fPanHyp1.pri, whole genome shotgun sequence genomic DNA includes:
- the zcchc10 gene encoding zinc finger CCHC domain-containing protein 10 has product MATPMHRLIARRQAEANKQHVRCQKCLEQGHWSYECTGKRKYLYRPSRTAELKKRLKDESEKAASGPADGPAALSEKKTKKKRSKSSSGSSSSSSSSDSGSSSSDSSSGSGDSSSSLSSSEDEESSSSSDSEDTSSSSSSSSSSSSSSDSDSSSGSSSDQGPPKKRKKKK; this is encoded by the exons ATGGCGACGCCTATGCATCGATTAATCGCTCGCAGACAAGC CGAGGCCAACAAGCAGCATGTTCGGTGTCAGAAGTGCCTGGAACAGGGTCACTGGTCGTACGAGTGCACTGGGAAAAGAAAATATCTGTACAGACCTTCCAGAACGGCCGAGCTGAAGAAGAGGCTGAAAGACGAGTCTGAAAAAGCAGCCAGCGGCCCCGC agacGGACCGGCGGCTCTGAGTGAAAAGAAAACGAAGAAGAAAAG GTCTAAATCGTCCAGCGGCtcgagcagcagcagcagcagcagcgactCGGGCAGCTCCTCCAGCGACTCGTCGTCAGGCAGCGGCGACTCGTCCAGCTCGCTGTCGTCCTCCGAGGATGaggagagcagcagcagcagtgacagTGAGGACACGTCcagctcttcctcctcctcctcctcctcttcctccagctCTGACTCAGACTCGTCCAGTGGCAGCAGCTCTGACCAGGGCCCTccgaagaaaaggaaaaagaagaaataa
- the hspa4a gene encoding heat shock 70 kDa protein 4a isoform X3, which yields MSVVGFDVGFQSCYVAVARAGGIETVANEYSDRCTPAFVSFGPRNRAVGAAAKSQVVTNCKNTIQGFKRFHGRAFTDPYVQAAKSSLVYDLAQMPTGTTGIKVMYMEEEKVFSIEQVTAMLLTKLKETAEAALKKPVADCVISVPSFFTDAERRSVIDAAQIAGLNCLRLMSETTAVALAYGIYKQDLPAPEEKPRTVVFVDAGHAGYQVSACAFNKGKLKVLASAFDSELGGKDFDEILVQYFCKEFAKKYKLDVRSKPRALVRLYQECEKLKKLMSANSSDLPLNIECFMDDIDVSSKLNRGDFEEMCAALLAKVEGPLRSVLEQAKLKKEDVYAVEIVGGASRIPAIKERVSKFFGKELSTTLNADEAVARGCALQCAILSPAFKVREFSITDVVPYPISLKWNSAAEEGLSDCEVFPKNHPAPFSKVLTFYRKEPFSLEAYYNNPKELPYPDPTIGQFTIQKVSPQASGECSKVKVKVRVNVHGVFSVSSASLVEVLKVTEGEEPMETDNAAKEEENKMQVDQEEQKSQGDGPKESVDKKSDTEDMETEENKQEKKNDQPPQAKKPKVKTKTVDLPIENSLHWQLPNELLNLFVENEGKMIMQDKLEKERNDAKNGVEEYVYEMRDKLHGALEKFVSEEELSSTCNPIISKPKPKVEPPKEDKTPEQNGPVNGQEGSENRSNSPNKDQPAPESTEAKLPEMDID from the exons ATGTCAGTAGTGGGATTTGATGTGGGTTTTCAGAGCTGTTACGTTGCTGTGGCCAGAGCCGGTGGAATAGAGACCGTCGCTAACGAGTACAGCGACAGATGCACCCC GGCCTTCGTATCTTTCGGACCTCGAAATCGGGCAGTAGGCGCCGCCGCGAAGAGCCAG GTGGTCACGAACTGCAAGAATACCATCCAAGGCTTTAAGCGGTTCCATGGCAGGGCGTTCACTGACCCGTATGTCCAGGCAGCAAAGTCCAGCCTGGTGTACGACCTCGCTCAGATGCCCACAGGCACCACCGGCATCAAG GTCATGTACATGGAGGAAGAGAAGGTGTTCAGTATTGAGCAGGTCACCGCTATGCTTCTGACCAAGCTGAAGGAGACGGCCGAGGCTGCGCTGAAGAAGCCAGTGGCAGACTGCGTCATTTCT GTTCCCAGCTTCTTCACTGATGCAGAGAGAAGATCGGTTATTGACGCCGCGCAGATCGCCGGCCTCAACTGCCTGCGACTCATGAGCGAGACGACTGCAG TTGCCCTGGCGTATGGCATTTACAAGCAGGATCTGCCCGCCCCTGAGGAGAAACCCAGGACCGTCGTGTTTGTGGACGCCGGACATGCTGGCTATCAGGTTTCTGCCTGCGCCTTTAACAAGGGGAAGTTAAAG GTCCTGGCGTCCGCGTTTGACAGCGAGCTCGGTGGTAAAGACTTCGATGAGATACTCGTTCAGTATTTCTGCAAAGAGTTCGCCAAGAAGTACAAACTGGACGTGCGGTCGAAGCCTCGCGCTCTGGTGCGCCTCTACCAGGAGTGTGAGAAGCTGAAAAAGCTCATGAGCGCCAACTCCTCCGACCTGCCGCTCAACATCGAATGCTTCATGGATGACATCGACGTTAGCAGCAAACTCAACAG AGGCGATTTTGAGGAGATGTGTGCGGCGCTGCTGGCTAAAGTGGAGGGACCCCTGCGCAGCGTGCTCGAACAAGCCA AGCTAAAGAAAGAGGATGTTTACGCAGTGGAAATTGTAGGTGGGGCCTCTCGGATCCCTGCCATCAAAGAGCGAGTCAGCAAATTCTTCGGGAAGGAGCTGAGCACGACGCTAAATGCGGACGAGGCCGTGGCCAGAGGCTGCGCACTGCAG TGCGCAATCCTGTCTCCTGCCTTCAAAGTGCGAGAGTTTTCCATCACAGACGTGGTTCCGTATCCCATCTCCCTGAAATGGAATTCAGCAGCCGAGGAAGGCTTAAG TGATTGTGAAGTTTTCCCGAAAAACCATCCTGCACCTTTCTCTAAAGTGTTAACCTTCTACCGCAAGGAGCCTTTCTCCCTGGAGGCCTACTACAACAACCCGAAGGAGCTGCCGTATCCCGACCCGACCATCG GTCAGTTCACTATCCAGAAGGTGTCGCCTCAGGCATCAGGCGAGTGCTCtaaggtgaaggtgaaggtgcgTGTGAACGTGCATGGCGTGTTCAGCGTGTCCAGTGCCTCCCTGGTGGAAGTGCTGAAGGTTACAGAGGGAGAAGAGCCCATGGAGACGGACAACGCTGCCAAAGAGGAAGAG AACAAGATGCAAGTGGACCAAGAGGAGCAGAAAAGCCAGGGCGACGGGCCGAAAGAGAGCGTAGATAAGAAATCTGACACTGAGGACATGGAG actGAGGAAAACAAGCAGGAAAAGAAGAACGATCAGCCTCCACAAGCCAAGAAACCCAAAGTGAAGACAAAGACCGTAGACCTGCCGATTGAGAACAGCCTGCACTGGCAGCTTCCTAACGAGCTGCTCAATCTGTTTGTGGAGAATGAG GGGAAGATGATCATGCAGGACAAGCTGGAGAAGGAGAGGAACGACGCTAAGAACGGGGTTGAGGAGTACGTGTATGAGATGAGGGACAAACTGCATGGTGCACTGGAGAAGTTCGTCAGTGAAGAA GAGCTGTCCTCCACCTGCAACCCCATCATCTCAAAACCCAAACCCAAAGTCGAGCCACCAAAGGAGGATAAGACGCCTGAGCAGAACGGCCCGGTTAACGGACAGGAAGGTTCAGAGAACCGGTCCAACAGCCCAAACAAAGACCAACCGGCGCCAGAATCCACAGAGGCCAAGCTTCCGGAAATGGACATCGACTAA
- the hspa4a gene encoding heat shock 70 kDa protein 4a isoform X2 yields the protein MSVVGFDVGFQSCYVAVARAGGIETVANEYSDRCTPAFVSFGPRNRAVGAAAKSQVVTNCKNTIQGFKRFHGRAFTDPYVQAAKSSLVYDLAQMPTGTTGIKVMYMEEEKVFSIEQVTAMLLTKLKETAEAALKKPVADCVISVPSFFTDAERRSVIDAAQIAGLNCLRLMSETTAVALAYGIYKQDLPAPEEKPRTVVFVDAGHAGYQVSACAFNKGKLKVLASAFDSELGGKDFDEILVQYFCKEFAKKYKLDVRSKPRALVRLYQECEKLKKLMSANSSDLPLNIECFMDDIDVSSKLNRGDFEEMCAALLAKVEGPLRSVLEQAKLKKEDVYAVEIVGGASRIPAIKERVSKFFGKELSTTLNADEAVARGCALQCAILSPAFKVREFSITDVVPYPISLKWNSAAEEGLSDCEVFPKNHPAPFSKVLTFYRKEPFSLEAYYNNPKELPYPDPTIGQFTIQKVSPQASGECSKVKVKVRVNVHGVFSVSSASLVEVLKVTEGEEPMETDNAAKEEETEENKQEKKNDQPPQAKKPKVKTKTVDLPIENSLHWQLPNELLNLFVENEGKMIMQDKLEKERNDAKNGVEEYVYEMRDKLHGALEKFVSEEDRDAFSLKLEDTENWLYEEGEDQQKQVYIDKLAELKKLGQPIQERAIEAEERPKAFEELGKQIQKYMKILEAYKAKDEQYEHLDELEVMKVEKQVNEAMNWMNSKMNEQSKQSLTLEPVIKAGEIQAKTKELSSTCNPIISKPKPKVEPPKEDKTPEQNGPVNGQEGSENRSNSPNKDQPAPESTEAKLPEMDID from the exons ATGTCAGTAGTGGGATTTGATGTGGGTTTTCAGAGCTGTTACGTTGCTGTGGCCAGAGCCGGTGGAATAGAGACCGTCGCTAACGAGTACAGCGACAGATGCACCCC GGCCTTCGTATCTTTCGGACCTCGAAATCGGGCAGTAGGCGCCGCCGCGAAGAGCCAG GTGGTCACGAACTGCAAGAATACCATCCAAGGCTTTAAGCGGTTCCATGGCAGGGCGTTCACTGACCCGTATGTCCAGGCAGCAAAGTCCAGCCTGGTGTACGACCTCGCTCAGATGCCCACAGGCACCACCGGCATCAAG GTCATGTACATGGAGGAAGAGAAGGTGTTCAGTATTGAGCAGGTCACCGCTATGCTTCTGACCAAGCTGAAGGAGACGGCCGAGGCTGCGCTGAAGAAGCCAGTGGCAGACTGCGTCATTTCT GTTCCCAGCTTCTTCACTGATGCAGAGAGAAGATCGGTTATTGACGCCGCGCAGATCGCCGGCCTCAACTGCCTGCGACTCATGAGCGAGACGACTGCAG TTGCCCTGGCGTATGGCATTTACAAGCAGGATCTGCCCGCCCCTGAGGAGAAACCCAGGACCGTCGTGTTTGTGGACGCCGGACATGCTGGCTATCAGGTTTCTGCCTGCGCCTTTAACAAGGGGAAGTTAAAG GTCCTGGCGTCCGCGTTTGACAGCGAGCTCGGTGGTAAAGACTTCGATGAGATACTCGTTCAGTATTTCTGCAAAGAGTTCGCCAAGAAGTACAAACTGGACGTGCGGTCGAAGCCTCGCGCTCTGGTGCGCCTCTACCAGGAGTGTGAGAAGCTGAAAAAGCTCATGAGCGCCAACTCCTCCGACCTGCCGCTCAACATCGAATGCTTCATGGATGACATCGACGTTAGCAGCAAACTCAACAG AGGCGATTTTGAGGAGATGTGTGCGGCGCTGCTGGCTAAAGTGGAGGGACCCCTGCGCAGCGTGCTCGAACAAGCCA AGCTAAAGAAAGAGGATGTTTACGCAGTGGAAATTGTAGGTGGGGCCTCTCGGATCCCTGCCATCAAAGAGCGAGTCAGCAAATTCTTCGGGAAGGAGCTGAGCACGACGCTAAATGCGGACGAGGCCGTGGCCAGAGGCTGCGCACTGCAG TGCGCAATCCTGTCTCCTGCCTTCAAAGTGCGAGAGTTTTCCATCACAGACGTGGTTCCGTATCCCATCTCCCTGAAATGGAATTCAGCAGCCGAGGAAGGCTTAAG TGATTGTGAAGTTTTCCCGAAAAACCATCCTGCACCTTTCTCTAAAGTGTTAACCTTCTACCGCAAGGAGCCTTTCTCCCTGGAGGCCTACTACAACAACCCGAAGGAGCTGCCGTATCCCGACCCGACCATCG GTCAGTTCACTATCCAGAAGGTGTCGCCTCAGGCATCAGGCGAGTGCTCtaaggtgaaggtgaaggtgcgTGTGAACGTGCATGGCGTGTTCAGCGTGTCCAGTGCCTCCCTGGTGGAAGTGCTGAAGGTTACAGAGGGAGAAGAGCCCATGGAGACGGACAACGCTGCCAAAGAGGAAGAG actGAGGAAAACAAGCAGGAAAAGAAGAACGATCAGCCTCCACAAGCCAAGAAACCCAAAGTGAAGACAAAGACCGTAGACCTGCCGATTGAGAACAGCCTGCACTGGCAGCTTCCTAACGAGCTGCTCAATCTGTTTGTGGAGAATGAG GGGAAGATGATCATGCAGGACAAGCTGGAGAAGGAGAGGAACGACGCTAAGAACGGGGTTGAGGAGTACGTGTATGAGATGAGGGACAAACTGCATGGTGCACTGGAGAAGTTCGTCAGTGAAGAA GATCGAGATGCTTTTAGTCTAAAACTTGAAGACACAGAAAACTGGCTGTACGAAGAAGGAGAAGATCAACAGAAGCAGGTGTACATTGATAAACTGGCAGAGCTGAAG AAACTGGGACAGCCGATCCAGGAACGCGCGATAGAGGCGGAGGAGAGACCAAAAGCCTTCGAGGAGCTCGGGAAGCAAATCCAGAAGTACATGAAGATTTTAGAAGCGTACAAAGCAAAG GACGAGCAGTATGAGCACCTGGACGAGTTGGAGGTGATGAAGGTGGAAAAGCAGGTGAACGAGGCCATGAACTGGATGAACagcaaaatgaatgaacagagcAAGCAGAGTCTGACACTAGAGCCTGTTATTAAAGCCGGCGAGATTCAAGCCAAAACCAAG GAGCTGTCCTCCACCTGCAACCCCATCATCTCAAAACCCAAACCCAAAGTCGAGCCACCAAAGGAGGATAAGACGCCTGAGCAGAACGGCCCGGTTAACGGACAGGAAGGTTCAGAGAACCGGTCCAACAGCCCAAACAAAGACCAACCGGCGCCAGAATCCACAGAGGCCAAGCTTCCGGAAATGGACATCGACTAA
- the hspa4a gene encoding heat shock 70 kDa protein 4a isoform X1: MSVVGFDVGFQSCYVAVARAGGIETVANEYSDRCTPAFVSFGPRNRAVGAAAKSQVVTNCKNTIQGFKRFHGRAFTDPYVQAAKSSLVYDLAQMPTGTTGIKVMYMEEEKVFSIEQVTAMLLTKLKETAEAALKKPVADCVISVPSFFTDAERRSVIDAAQIAGLNCLRLMSETTAVALAYGIYKQDLPAPEEKPRTVVFVDAGHAGYQVSACAFNKGKLKVLASAFDSELGGKDFDEILVQYFCKEFAKKYKLDVRSKPRALVRLYQECEKLKKLMSANSSDLPLNIECFMDDIDVSSKLNRGDFEEMCAALLAKVEGPLRSVLEQAKLKKEDVYAVEIVGGASRIPAIKERVSKFFGKELSTTLNADEAVARGCALQCAILSPAFKVREFSITDVVPYPISLKWNSAAEEGLSDCEVFPKNHPAPFSKVLTFYRKEPFSLEAYYNNPKELPYPDPTIGQFTIQKVSPQASGECSKVKVKVRVNVHGVFSVSSASLVEVLKVTEGEEPMETDNAAKEEENKMQVDQEEQKSQGDGPKESVDKKSDTEDMETEENKQEKKNDQPPQAKKPKVKTKTVDLPIENSLHWQLPNELLNLFVENEGKMIMQDKLEKERNDAKNGVEEYVYEMRDKLHGALEKFVSEEDRDAFSLKLEDTENWLYEEGEDQQKQVYIDKLAELKKLGQPIQERAIEAEERPKAFEELGKQIQKYMKILEAYKAKDEQYEHLDELEVMKVEKQVNEAMNWMNSKMNEQSKQSLTLEPVIKAGEIQAKTKELSSTCNPIISKPKPKVEPPKEDKTPEQNGPVNGQEGSENRSNSPNKDQPAPESTEAKLPEMDID; the protein is encoded by the exons ATGTCAGTAGTGGGATTTGATGTGGGTTTTCAGAGCTGTTACGTTGCTGTGGCCAGAGCCGGTGGAATAGAGACCGTCGCTAACGAGTACAGCGACAGATGCACCCC GGCCTTCGTATCTTTCGGACCTCGAAATCGGGCAGTAGGCGCCGCCGCGAAGAGCCAG GTGGTCACGAACTGCAAGAATACCATCCAAGGCTTTAAGCGGTTCCATGGCAGGGCGTTCACTGACCCGTATGTCCAGGCAGCAAAGTCCAGCCTGGTGTACGACCTCGCTCAGATGCCCACAGGCACCACCGGCATCAAG GTCATGTACATGGAGGAAGAGAAGGTGTTCAGTATTGAGCAGGTCACCGCTATGCTTCTGACCAAGCTGAAGGAGACGGCCGAGGCTGCGCTGAAGAAGCCAGTGGCAGACTGCGTCATTTCT GTTCCCAGCTTCTTCACTGATGCAGAGAGAAGATCGGTTATTGACGCCGCGCAGATCGCCGGCCTCAACTGCCTGCGACTCATGAGCGAGACGACTGCAG TTGCCCTGGCGTATGGCATTTACAAGCAGGATCTGCCCGCCCCTGAGGAGAAACCCAGGACCGTCGTGTTTGTGGACGCCGGACATGCTGGCTATCAGGTTTCTGCCTGCGCCTTTAACAAGGGGAAGTTAAAG GTCCTGGCGTCCGCGTTTGACAGCGAGCTCGGTGGTAAAGACTTCGATGAGATACTCGTTCAGTATTTCTGCAAAGAGTTCGCCAAGAAGTACAAACTGGACGTGCGGTCGAAGCCTCGCGCTCTGGTGCGCCTCTACCAGGAGTGTGAGAAGCTGAAAAAGCTCATGAGCGCCAACTCCTCCGACCTGCCGCTCAACATCGAATGCTTCATGGATGACATCGACGTTAGCAGCAAACTCAACAG AGGCGATTTTGAGGAGATGTGTGCGGCGCTGCTGGCTAAAGTGGAGGGACCCCTGCGCAGCGTGCTCGAACAAGCCA AGCTAAAGAAAGAGGATGTTTACGCAGTGGAAATTGTAGGTGGGGCCTCTCGGATCCCTGCCATCAAAGAGCGAGTCAGCAAATTCTTCGGGAAGGAGCTGAGCACGACGCTAAATGCGGACGAGGCCGTGGCCAGAGGCTGCGCACTGCAG TGCGCAATCCTGTCTCCTGCCTTCAAAGTGCGAGAGTTTTCCATCACAGACGTGGTTCCGTATCCCATCTCCCTGAAATGGAATTCAGCAGCCGAGGAAGGCTTAAG TGATTGTGAAGTTTTCCCGAAAAACCATCCTGCACCTTTCTCTAAAGTGTTAACCTTCTACCGCAAGGAGCCTTTCTCCCTGGAGGCCTACTACAACAACCCGAAGGAGCTGCCGTATCCCGACCCGACCATCG GTCAGTTCACTATCCAGAAGGTGTCGCCTCAGGCATCAGGCGAGTGCTCtaaggtgaaggtgaaggtgcgTGTGAACGTGCATGGCGTGTTCAGCGTGTCCAGTGCCTCCCTGGTGGAAGTGCTGAAGGTTACAGAGGGAGAAGAGCCCATGGAGACGGACAACGCTGCCAAAGAGGAAGAG AACAAGATGCAAGTGGACCAAGAGGAGCAGAAAAGCCAGGGCGACGGGCCGAAAGAGAGCGTAGATAAGAAATCTGACACTGAGGACATGGAG actGAGGAAAACAAGCAGGAAAAGAAGAACGATCAGCCTCCACAAGCCAAGAAACCCAAAGTGAAGACAAAGACCGTAGACCTGCCGATTGAGAACAGCCTGCACTGGCAGCTTCCTAACGAGCTGCTCAATCTGTTTGTGGAGAATGAG GGGAAGATGATCATGCAGGACAAGCTGGAGAAGGAGAGGAACGACGCTAAGAACGGGGTTGAGGAGTACGTGTATGAGATGAGGGACAAACTGCATGGTGCACTGGAGAAGTTCGTCAGTGAAGAA GATCGAGATGCTTTTAGTCTAAAACTTGAAGACACAGAAAACTGGCTGTACGAAGAAGGAGAAGATCAACAGAAGCAGGTGTACATTGATAAACTGGCAGAGCTGAAG AAACTGGGACAGCCGATCCAGGAACGCGCGATAGAGGCGGAGGAGAGACCAAAAGCCTTCGAGGAGCTCGGGAAGCAAATCCAGAAGTACATGAAGATTTTAGAAGCGTACAAAGCAAAG GACGAGCAGTATGAGCACCTGGACGAGTTGGAGGTGATGAAGGTGGAAAAGCAGGTGAACGAGGCCATGAACTGGATGAACagcaaaatgaatgaacagagcAAGCAGAGTCTGACACTAGAGCCTGTTATTAAAGCCGGCGAGATTCAAGCCAAAACCAAG GAGCTGTCCTCCACCTGCAACCCCATCATCTCAAAACCCAAACCCAAAGTCGAGCCACCAAAGGAGGATAAGACGCCTGAGCAGAACGGCCCGGTTAACGGACAGGAAGGTTCAGAGAACCGGTCCAACAGCCCAAACAAAGACCAACCGGCGCCAGAATCCACAGAGGCCAAGCTTCCGGAAATGGACATCGACTAA